The Leishmania infantum JPCM5 genome chromosome 28 sequence cctcccttttttctttcgggTTCTTCTTCGCCCTCCGTCGATCTTTTTGCATGTGAGCgcaacaacgaaaagagTAGAAACGCTCAAGCACTCACGTACCAGCGTTAAAACagacaaaacaaaacgatGCGCCGGTTGCGATGTGGGGTGGTTTTCGCGGCCATGGGTGTGGGCGGGATGAGCTCCACGCAGCTAACAAAGGAATTTgaccgccacacacacaagccgACCACCGCTGAGAAGTCACGTCACAAGAAGAAGCGCCTGACTGCCATGGAGCGCGTGCAGCTCTTCTGCGACCCCGGCACGTTCCGCGAGCGTGATGCCCTGGTTGAGCACGAGTGCCACAATTTCGGcatggagaagaggagggtgcCTGGTGACGGCTTCGTTACGGGTGCGGGCAAAGTCTTTGGCCGCCCTGTGTTTCTCTTCTCGCACGACTTTACGGTGTTCGGCGGCTCTCTCTCCGGCTCCAACGCCGCCAAAGTGGTGCGCATCATggaggaggccgccaagATCGGCGTGCCAGTGATCGGCTTCAACAATTAAAAGCGGCGCGGGGGGGGTtttaaaaaaaaaggggggggggcgccccggggggggggggaaaAAAAATATTATTTTTTTCCCCCCACAAAAcaccgtttttttttgggggggggggggcctcAACACAAAAAAATTTTTTTTCAAAATAATAAAAGGGGGGGCCCCTttggcggggggggggttttcttttttattttccccccccccccccccccggtattttttttttttggggggaaAAAATTCTCCCCCCAAAATTTTTAAAACGGCCCccagggagggggggaaaCCCCCCCGGGGGGGAAAAAAAATTTTTTGGCCCACCCAAGGGGCCGGTATTTTGGGGGGCTTCCCGGGGTGCCACCCCCACCAAAAAAGGGGGGtggttgggggggggaaaTTTCCCAGAAAAAAATTGgtgggaaagggggagagttcccccccccccttatATTTGTATTTCGCCCAATGGGAAAAACGGGGAATTTTTCCCCGGGGTGGGGCGAGGGGGTGGAAAAACCCGCCACCCGGGGAATGTTTTCCTCGCTGAACACGGTCGTGCCGGTggaggtgaaggaggcgtACGACATGCGCGACGCTATCTTCCCTGTGATCGACCAAGACTCCTTCTTCGAGATACAGCCGCAGTTTGCCAAGAACATCATCTGCGGTTTCGCCCGCGTTGAGGGCCGCTCCGTGTGCATCATTGCGAACCAGCCGAAGGTGCAGGCTGGCGTGCTCGACATCGACTCCTCCGTCAAGGCTGCGCGCATGGTGCGTTTTGCCGATGCCTTCAACATCCCGATCATCACCTTCGTAGACGTCCCCGGATTCTTGCCTGGCGTGCAGCAGGAATACGGCGGCATCATTCGCCACGGTGCGAAGCTGCTGTACGCCTACGCTGAGGCGACTGTCCCGAAGGTGACAATCATTACGCGCAAGGCGTACGGTGGCGCCTACGATGTGATGAGCTCGAAACACCTCCGTGGCGACAGCAACTACGCCTGGCCGCGCGCCGAGATTGCCGTCAtgggcgccgccggcgcatgCAAGCTTCTGTACTCgaaggagacggcggagcagcaggcgcagcgtaTCGCCGATTACGAGAAGGCCTTCTGTACACCGCTGTCGGCCGCTCGAAAGGGATTCGTGGATGCGGTGATTGACCCCAGCGAGAcccgcatgcgcgtgtgcgaggaCCTGGAGCGCCTGTCCCGCAAGCAGCTCCGCAATCCATGGAAGAAGCACGGTAACATTCCGCTGTAACACCGCTCTCTACCTCTTTTCTGTGGCCCTCTCGAGTCTCGATGTGTCTGGCGGCTGGCGAAGACGCCGTAGCGTTTCACGAAACGCTCGAGCGGACGCTCATGCGCGCGTGGGTGCTTTCGCTTGTGCTGTTTGCCtgttctgtgtgtgtgcgtgtgtgctgatGGGCCTTCATGAACGGCTGGCTCGATACCTGTCCAGAGAACgaaagtgtgtgtgtgagagagagaggaatgCACAACAGGTGCACGTGCGTCCGACGGAGATGCTCCCTTCTGCGTTTCGtcccccctttttctttgtccTCCGGTGTGCTTCGGTGTGCGGTATTGAGTGCGATCCGTgaaagtgtgtgtgtgtgtgtcttcaCGGCAGCTGTCCTGTTTTTGGTTTCCTGTTACAttgctgctctgctgctcttactgcttctttttttttctccgttCCCTAACTAGGACACGCAGACAAGACAGGTGCGATTAGGTTCAGCCCCTGACTCTTTCCCGAAGACGGAGTTGATAGCCAAGGCGCCACTATACAAGAGAGGCTCCGTTAGAGGTGTACGACTGTCCATTATCTCGGACGCAGTCGGAGGAGCTCAGTTTGTGATGTGCGCTTGTGCATGAATATGTGTGtatctctgtctgtgtccGTTTTTGACGAGAGACTGCGCTTCTTTGACTCTCGCGCCAGCACATACGTGCACGGGAAGTGTTCTGTTTTGCTTCTGTTGCTGCACCCCACCTCCCGCTTCGCCTCATCCGCCAAGTTGGGTTGTTagtcttttcttttttcttttcaccatcacccctccccctttgcATCTCACTCACACGCTAGCGTAAGCATGTGAGCAGGTGGAAGCGCCAAAACACTcaacctcctccacctcaACCGCAAAACATAAAAAATGAGCCAAAAGCGCGATGAAACTCTTTTACGCCAAAGTACACAAGATGACGAGGAACACGAAACTGTCGGAGCgacacctctctctctcttgtagCGTGCATGCGAACGACTTCCGAGAACGAAAGGCAGAACAGGCGAAGAGCAGACGTACTGAATGCAGCGGCAGATACACGgtaaaacgaaaagaaacgCCGTCGCGGGCAACAGTGCCCCTTTTCTCCACCTCACCCCTTCTTCTCTTTTACTCGGCCAACATGCCTGTCTCTCTACAGCTCTGCCCCTTTGTAGGTGTTGCGTGTTCAGCTTTATGAGGCTCGTTgcgtgtatctgtgtgtgtgtgctttcttGTGAGTCGTGCTTTTCATCTATCGCgtcaccctccctctcctccttctcctccacagACTCGAACCTCTGAATTTTGTGCGTTCGCTCCTCTCTCGATGTACGCATGACACGCTTTtgcctcgtcgccgctgtgctgATATGGCTCTCTTCACGCGCTCTGCTTCACGCCTTTGCCacaacatacacacacacactaacGCTATGGCAGTCAAGCAAGCGCACTCCTACGCGAGCTTCTTTTTGTCTCGATCCCGCTTTATCTCAGCGCTTCCATTTACTTCTGCGtgtatctttttttttccgccctccccctcgccctccacatcgccccccacccccccacTTCTCTTTTTCCGTTGGCCACTTGCCCATGTTagctctctttttctttgcttgaatatgtatgtatgtgtgtgtgtctgctgcCTCTTCTATTTCGCCGCGTCTCTGTCTGAGTCTCTGTGTGCCCGTCatgcgcgcgctctcgcgcTTTCTCTTATGCGCGACAAGTTACGTACTCGTGCaagtacacgcacacacacgtgccaCCGatccgcgtgtgcgtgtgtgttgatGGGGTTGGCTTTACTTTTCTCTGTGATCAAGGGCAGCTCCCTGGATGCGTTTGCCCGCTTGCGTGCGGGCCTGCATCGCTTCCGCGTGGGCATTGGACCCCCATCGTAGCAAGCAATCCCGAACGCACAAAGAAGCAACAAAAAGTgaaggcagcagcacaggcgCTCGCCTCATGAAACCTCCCTctacacacgcaagcacacgcgcaaagaCGTGCCGGCCAACAAGACTAGTGGAGCCCTCAACTTGTGCGCACGATGGAATGCGTACCCGCGGCTCAAGCGTGCGACATAAACTGACtagtgcgagagagagagagaggctggCCGGAGAGGTatcactgctgctgtgcgctgcagaagtcgttcgcgtgtgtggctctctctcttttcctcctcttgtcCCCTCAGTTCATCCTGCTCTCCCTTCCGCATGCAGACTTCTCGCGCTTCACCTTCCACATCAACTTCTCTTGCgcgtcttctccgcctccgtcttCCTGATCATACGcacttctttttgttgtgtcCTTTGAggtctctctccctttccccctccctctccagtACGTGCGTATgtcctttttgttgtttcgcGAGCATCTC is a genomic window containing:
- a CDS encoding putative propionyl-coa carboxylase beta chain, encoding MRRLRCGVVFAAMGVGGMSSTQLTKEFDRHTHKPTTAEKSRHKKKRLTAMERVQLFCDPGTFRERDALVEHECHNFGMEKRRVPGDGFVTGAGKVFGRPVFLFSHDFTVFGGSLSGSNAAKVVRIMEEAAKIGVPVIGFNN
- a CDS encoding putative propionyl-coa carboxylase beta chain; its protein translation is MVRFADAFNIPIITFVDVPGFLPGVQQEYGGIIRHGAKLLYAYAEATVPKVTIITRKAYGGAYDVMSSKHLRGDSNYAWPRAEIAVMGAAGACKLLYSKETAEQQAQRIADYEKAFCTPLSAARKGFVDAVIDPSETRMRVCEDLERLSRKQLRNPWKKHGNIPL